The genomic DNA AAGATGATCGAGATCAAGGAAAGGAGAACGATGATCACGACGGTGAGTTCCAGAAGGGTAAGACCTCTGGCCGTGCGGGGGGAAGAAGGGGAGGACTTCATCGCGTTGATGGGGAGGGAGGTGTCGAGTGACCCGGAGAGTTCACACCAAGGAAGCGATCGACGGAACTACGTCTTCGCGTCGTCTCACCCTACGGGATCGCGGTAGGCAGCCGATATCCTGCTGCGGCCGTGATGTTTAGCGGAGGCCCGCCGCGATCTCGCCCGCCAAGCGTGCCAGCAGGCGGCTTTCCGCCGCAGCCAGGGCATCGTAACCATCGGCCCCCATCTCCTCGCTGCCGGACCAGGAGCGGGAAGCGATCATGCGGCGGTCGGGAAGGGAATAGACGCGCCATGCCGCATCAATCACGGCCTCGCCGTTGTCGGTGCCGTGGAGTTGGCGGATATCCAGCGAGATCTGATAGCGCAGCTCGCCGTCGCTGCCCCAAGGGTAGACGCGGACATTGCCGGTATTGAGGCGGCGTCCGAGATTGGTGGCGGTCACGCGCGCGATGTTCTCCTCCAGATCTCCGGCCCAGCGGTGGGACTCCGCGACAGCCATGCGGTTTCCGGTTTCCTGGAAGATCAGGTTCGGGCGATCGATGTAGCCGGCGATGGAAACCGGGCCGACGCCGACGCCCACGCCCCCGCCGGAGGGTGCCGGGCCCTCCGCGCTGAGCACGTAGAAAGATTTGGGATCCGCGCAGGAAGCAAGGAGAAGGAAGGGGAGCAGGAGGAAGGCGCGCATGGGAACTTCTAAGCTGGAACTTCTAACCGGCAACTCACCTCTTCTTGGCCTTCGGCTCCTTATTGCCGGAGCT from Luteolibacter rhizosphaerae includes the following:
- a CDS encoding PqiC family protein codes for the protein MRAFLLLPFLLLASCADPKSFYVLSAEGPAPSGGGVGVGVGPVSIAGYIDRPNLIFQETGNRMAVAESHRWAGDLEENIARVTATNLGRRLNTGNVRVYPWGSDGELRYQISLDIRQLHGTDNGEAVIDAAWRVYSLPDRRMIASRSWSGSEEMGADGYDALAAAESRLLARLAGEIAAGLR